GGCGGCGGGCACCATCACCATTCTGACGGTTCTAAACACGGAAACCGCGCTGTTCACCGCCAATGATGCGCTGGTGCAGGCACGGTTCGCCCGCCTGCAGGCCCTGGTCGGCCTGTACAACGCGCTGGGCGGCGGCTGGAGGCAAAGCTGAAAATGAAGAAGTTCCCCGCAAAGATGCGCATCAGCCGTACGCGCGCCGTCATGGCCGGCCTGGGCGGCGTCTTCGTCCTGGCGCTGGCCGGGGCTGAGTTGCTGCCGACCGAGCATTCCAACGCCGCCGCCCCGCCCAAGGGGCCGAACGCCGTGGACGTGGACACCGCCGTCGCGACGGCGGCCGACACGCCCGTCTACCTGGCGGGATTGGGCGCCGTCCAGGCGCTGAACACGGTGACGGTCACCAGCCGCGTGGACGGCGCCCTGGACCGGGTGTTTTTCACCGAAGGCCAGGTGGTGAAGCCCGGCGACCTGCTGGCGCAGATCGATCCGCGCACCTACCAGGCGGCCTACGACCAGGCGGTGGCGACCAAGGCCAAGGACGCGGCCCTGCTGGCCAACGCCAAGGTCGACCTGGAACGCTATGCCAAGCTGGCGCCGCAGAACCTGGCCAGCAAGCAGACCGTGGACACGCAGAAGGCCTTGGTTGCGCAGTATGAGGCGCAGCTGAAGGTGGACCAGGCGGCCATCGACAACGCCAAGACCCAGCTGGACTACACCCGCATCACCTCGCCCATCCAGGGGCGGACGGGCATCCGCCAGGTCGATCC
The DNA window shown above is from Azospirillaceae bacterium and carries:
- a CDS encoding efflux RND transporter periplasmic adaptor subunit produces the protein MKKFPAKMRISRTRAVMAGLGGVFVLALAGAELLPTEHSNAAAPPKGPNAVDVDTAVATAADTPVYLAGLGAVQALNTVTVTSRVDGALDRVFFTEGQVVKPGDLLAQIDPRTYQAAYDQAVATKAKDAALLANAKVDLERYAKLAPQNLASKQTVDTQKALVAQYEAQLKVDQAAIDNAKTQLDYTRITSPIQGRTGIRQVDPGNNLHATGTTGIVVVTQLQPISVIFTLPEEDRLAVAQAMHAGPLQVNAVSRDGKTDLATGTVMLVDNQIDQTTGTIKLKASFPNTDEHLWPGEFVNVKVLKQTRQNALTIPTAAIQRGPKGLYAYVVKPDSTVEIRPVKTAEDTGGVTVVTDGLKAGERVTISNAYRLQDGAKVSFGGGEKAADASPAGSAKP